In Candidatus Contubernalis alkalaceticus, the following proteins share a genomic window:
- the alr gene encoding alanine racemase translates to MLFPSSLRPTWAEINLDHLAYNLNSFRDAVGKSVKIMSVVKADGYGHGAVEVARAAVQNGCDYLGVGFIDEGMELRRAGIEAPILILGYTHPQQAGELLDQRLIPTIFHLDLAWALSREALRRSETAKVHVKVDTGMGRLGICSREDLTIFIDELNQIPSVEIEGFYTHFAAADDRDKTYTMQQMSRFEEMMQLFSGKGIEVPVWHAANSAAAIDLPESHFNMIRLGISLYGLYPSQDVQREKVPLKPVMSLKTRVIFLKKVPPGTAISYGSIFVTQEDCWIASLPLGYGDGYSRLLSGKAQVLIKGKRFPVVGRICMDHMMVNLGSEDPKIQKGEEVVVLGRQGEEVITAEEIAHWLGTINYEVTCAISKRVPRVYLEKGRVKCTRTLLGNIES, encoded by the coding sequence ATGCTTTTCCCTTCTTCGCTGCGGCCGACTTGGGCAGAAATAAACCTGGATCATCTGGCTTATAATTTAAATTCTTTTAGGGATGCAGTAGGAAAGTCGGTTAAGATTATGTCAGTGGTAAAAGCAGATGGATACGGCCACGGTGCTGTTGAGGTGGCCAGGGCAGCGGTGCAGAACGGCTGCGATTATTTGGGTGTAGGGTTTATTGACGAGGGAATGGAATTGAGAAGAGCCGGGATTGAAGCGCCTATATTGATTTTGGGGTATACTCATCCTCAACAGGCTGGAGAACTCTTGGATCAGCGGTTAATACCCACAATTTTTCATCTGGATCTGGCCTGGGCCCTTTCCAGGGAGGCCTTAAGAAGGAGTGAAACTGCAAAAGTTCATGTAAAAGTGGATACCGGCATGGGAAGGTTGGGGATATGCTCCAGGGAGGATTTGACTATCTTTATTGATGAATTAAACCAGATTCCTTCTGTTGAAATTGAAGGGTTTTATACTCATTTTGCTGCCGCTGACGACAGGGATAAAACATATACAATGCAGCAGATGTCCAGATTTGAAGAAATGATGCAGCTGTTTTCGGGAAAGGGAATAGAGGTGCCGGTGTGGCATGCGGCAAACAGCGCCGCGGCTATTGACCTGCCGGAGTCCCATTTTAATATGATACGCCTGGGAATCAGCCTTTACGGTTTATATCCCTCCCAGGATGTTCAAAGAGAAAAAGTACCTTTGAAACCGGTCATGTCGTTAAAAACCAGGGTAATATTTTTAAAAAAGGTGCCCCCAGGGACAGCAATTAGTTACGGAAGTATCTTTGTAACCCAAGAGGATTGTTGGATTGCTTCCCTTCCGCTGGGTTACGGTGACGGTTATTCCCGCCTGCTCTCTGGAAAAGCACAAGTGCTTATTAAAGGTAAAAGGTTTCCGGTAGTGGGAAGAATATGTATGGATCACATGATGGTGAACTTGGGGAGTGAAGACCCAAAGATACAGAAAGGTGAAGAAGTAGTCGTCCTGGGCAGGCAGGGAGAAGAAGTGATTACTGCGGAAGAAATAGCCCATTGGCTCGGAACAATTAACTATGAGGTAACCTGTGCAATAAGTAAAAGAGTTCCCCGGGTGTATTTGGAAAAGGGCCGGGTGAAGTGTACCAGGACTCTTTTGGGAAATATAGAATCGTAA
- a CDS encoding CopG family ribbon-helix-helix protein: MAETRRIMISLPSNLLQEVDGIVATEKRTRSEFIREAMKLYLHERKKRYIRERMQKGYMEMAQLNLTLANEALEAENEADDLAEQMVSGV; this comes from the coding sequence TTGGCAGAAACCAGGAGAATCATGATTAGTCTACCCAGCAACCTGCTGCAGGAGGTAGATGGTATTGTGGCAACTGAAAAAAGGACCCGCAGTGAATTTATCCGGGAGGCTATGAAATTGTACCTGCACGAGAGGAAAAAACGCTATATTAGAGAGAGAATGCAAAAAGGATACATGGAGATGGCCCAACTTAATTTAACTTTGGCAAATGAAGCACTGGAAGCAGAAAATGAAGCTGATGATCTGGCCGAACAAATGGTTAGCGGAGTGTGA
- a CDS encoding type II toxin-antitoxin system PemK/MazF family toxin: protein MVENKVDVKRGNIFYADLSPVVGSEQGGVRPVLVIQNDIGNKYSPTVIIAAITSQIEKAKLPTHVEIESKNNQLDKDSVILLEQIRTIDKQRLREKVTNLDEKIMVRVNEALRISLGLIDF from the coding sequence ATGGTGGAAAACAAGGTGGATGTTAAGAGGGGGAATATTTTCTATGCTGATTTAAGCCCGGTAGTTGGTTCTGAACAGGGCGGGGTTAGACCAGTATTGGTAATCCAAAATGATATAGGAAATAAATACAGCCCTACAGTGATTATTGCGGCTATTACTTCTCAGATCGAAAAAGCCAAACTTCCAACTCATGTGGAAATAGAATCTAAGAACAACCAGTTGGATAAGGATTCCGTAATTCTTCTGGAACAGATTCGAACGATTGATAAACAGAGGCTTCGGGAAAAAGTAACTAATTTGGATGAAAAAATTATGGTAAGAGTAAACGAGGCCCTGAGAATTAGTCTTGGACTCATTGATTTTTAA
- a CDS encoding gamma-glutamyl-gamma-aminobutyrate hydrolase family protein: MTSVHQEEGRVNSLSLWYSLVVEAAGGIPLVIPTLENIENIKEILSFFDGIILSGGGDPDPFIFGEEPVFGQGKIEPPRDYLELILAEEALNLNLPILGICRGMQMINLAAGGSIYQDIGLRKKKNIKHMQDAPRWYPTHKVYITPHSRLASIFDQESHRVNSFHHQGINKLGKGLISCAYASDGLVEALEGTGENLVMGVQWHPETMWVRDSKMLDLFKYFIKETE, from the coding sequence ATTACCTCTGTTCACCAGGAAGAGGGTAGGGTCAACAGCCTTTCCTTATGGTATTCTCTGGTGGTGGAAGCGGCGGGGGGTATCCCTTTGGTTATACCTACCCTGGAAAATATAGAAAACATAAAGGAGATTCTTAGTTTTTTTGATGGAATTATTTTGTCCGGCGGTGGGGATCCGGATCCATTTATTTTTGGAGAGGAACCTGTCTTTGGCCAGGGGAAAATAGAACCTCCTCGGGATTATCTGGAATTAATCCTGGCGGAAGAAGCATTGAACTTGAATCTCCCAATTTTGGGTATATGCCGGGGGATGCAGATGATTAACCTGGCTGCCGGGGGTTCTATTTATCAGGACATTGGTTTGAGGAAGAAAAAGAATATAAAACATATGCAGGATGCACCCCGCTGGTATCCCACTCATAAGGTATATATTACCCCTCACAGTCGATTAGCTTCTATTTTTGACCAGGAAAGCCATCGAGTAAACAGTTTTCATCATCAGGGGATAAACAAACTAGGTAAGGGACTTATCTCCTGTGCCTATGCCTCCGATGGTCTGGTGGAGGCCTTGGAGGGAACCGGGGAAAATCTGGTAATGGGGGTGCAGTGGCACCCGGAAACCATGTGGGTTCGGGACTCCAAAATGCTGGATCTTTTTAAATATTTCATCAAAGAGACTGAATAA
- the serA gene encoding phosphoglycerate dehydrogenase yields MKVLVSDPISDLGVMKLREKFQVDVKTDHTPEELKAAIVDYDGLIVRSQTQVTAEIINAGKNLKVIGRAGVGVDNIDVAAATQKGIMVVNAPEGNTIATAEHSVAMMLALARNVPKANISLKSNEWKKSQFVGVELFKKTLGIFGLGRIGSEVVKRAKSFEMEVLGYDPHISEERAKKIGVTLCEPDEIIKRADFLTLHTPKTSKTYHFIGERELSMMKEGARIINCARGGLIDEQALYEAVKSGKIAGAALDVFEEEPAVNNILLELDNVIVTPHLGASTKEAQIGVAVLVAEQMVNALLGQPVSTAVNVAIIPPETLHDVKPFIPLMEIMGSFYTQVYNGQIETIEVIYSGEIANYPVQPLTTSLLIGFLKVMLGDMNINYVNAAAIAEQRGMKVTEIISKTVDNFTNLITIRVKTKEETKTIAGTLFSKNDIRIVHIDRFNIEVVPSKYMMVITYVDKPGVIGRVGTTLGNNDVNIAGMQVGRASIGGEAVMVLQVDCPITDDVLSKISKLEAVLSTRFVQL; encoded by the coding sequence ATGAAGGTTTTAGTAAGTGATCCCATTTCTGACCTGGGGGTTATGAAATTAAGGGAGAAATTTCAGGTAGATGTAAAGACAGACCATACACCTGAGGAGCTAAAGGCAGCTATTGTTGATTATGATGGACTTATCGTAAGAAGTCAGACTCAGGTTACCGCAGAAATTATTAATGCAGGTAAGAATTTAAAAGTAATAGGGCGAGCAGGGGTTGGAGTTGATAATATTGATGTTGCGGCAGCAACACAAAAAGGTATTATGGTAGTAAATGCTCCCGAGGGCAATACCATTGCTACTGCTGAACACTCTGTGGCCATGATGTTGGCTCTGGCCAGGAACGTTCCAAAGGCAAACATTTCCCTTAAAAGCAATGAATGGAAAAAGAGCCAGTTTGTAGGGGTAGAACTCTTTAAGAAGACTCTGGGGATCTTTGGCCTGGGTAGGATTGGAAGCGAAGTGGTGAAAAGAGCTAAATCTTTTGAGATGGAAGTTTTGGGGTATGACCCCCATATTTCTGAAGAGAGGGCTAAAAAGATTGGAGTTACTCTTTGTGAGCCAGATGAAATTATTAAAAGGGCAGACTTTTTAACCCTGCACACTCCCAAGACCAGCAAAACTTATCACTTTATCGGTGAAAGGGAGCTGTCTATGATGAAGGAGGGCGCCCGGATTATTAACTGTGCCCGGGGTGGACTGATTGACGAGCAGGCTCTCTATGAAGCTGTAAAAAGTGGGAAAATTGCCGGGGCAGCTTTAGACGTATTTGAAGAGGAGCCGGCAGTAAATAATATACTTTTGGAATTGGACAACGTGATTGTAACTCCGCACTTGGGGGCTTCTACTAAGGAAGCTCAGATTGGTGTAGCGGTACTGGTGGCAGAGCAGATGGTTAACGCTTTATTGGGACAGCCTGTTTCTACTGCCGTCAATGTGGCCATTATTCCGCCGGAAACTCTGCATGATGTGAAACCATTTATTCCTCTGATGGAGATTATGGGAAGTTTCTATACTCAGGTGTATAATGGACAAATTGAAACCATTGAGGTTATTTACAGTGGTGAAATTGCCAATTATCCAGTACAGCCTCTTACTACTTCTCTTCTCATCGGCTTTTTGAAGGTTATGCTGGGGGATATGAATATTAACTATGTAAATGCTGCGGCCATTGCCGAACAGAGGGGCATGAAGGTTACTGAAATTATTAGCAAGACGGTGGATAATTTTACCAACTTGATAACTATTAGAGTCAAGACTAAAGAAGAGACCAAAACCATTGCCGGAACTCTGTTTAGCAAAAACGATATTCGTATTGTACACATTGACCGGTTCAATATAGAAGTAGTTCCCTCCAAATACATGATGGTCATCACCTATGTGGATAAGCCAGGGGTTATCGGCCGAGTGGGCACTACCCTGGGAAACAATGACGTCAATATTGCCGGCATGCAGGTGGGAAGGGCTTCCATTGGTGGAGAGGCTGTGATGGTGCTTCAGGTGGACTGTCCCATAACAGATGATGTGCTGAGCAAAATATCCAAGCTGGAAGCTGTTCTCTCTACACGATTTGTTCAGCTGTAA
- a CDS encoding FmdB family zinc ribbon protein has translation MPLYEFKCQECEKKIEKFCKLGEDGSSFKCPSCSGKVKKMLSTFRRPSTPGGSGGCGSCTTSNCGSCG, from the coding sequence GTGCCGCTTTATGAATTTAAGTGTCAGGAATGCGAAAAAAAAATTGAAAAATTTTGTAAGCTGGGAGAGGACGGTTCCAGTTTCAAGTGTCCCTCCTGTAGTGGAAAGGTAAAAAAAATGCTTTCTACCTTTAGGAGGCCGTCAACCCCAGGCGGTTCCGGTGGATGTGGTTCCTGCACTACGTCAAACTGCGGTTCCTGCGGTTAA
- a CDS encoding DUF1614 domain-containing protein translates to MYIFSPGIIVLTLVTALVYLGFLHRVLDRMKLTKETALVILLLMLAGLFIPPIPLGNNVFINVGGALVPLGVCLYLLVTADTAQEKGRAIATALLVTVIVYLSDKILSIRPGGGLDLDPIYFPAIAAGVIAYLWGRSRRAAFIGGVLGVILLDLVSLLEIQLRGLPFTDLEVGAGGAFGTVVIAGMLAVLLAEVVGETRERLQGGPKHG, encoded by the coding sequence ATGTACATATTTTCTCCCGGAATTATTGTGCTGACGCTGGTTACTGCCTTGGTTTACTTGGGTTTTCTGCACCGGGTTTTAGATAGAATGAAATTGACTAAAGAAACGGCACTGGTTATTCTTCTGCTTATGCTGGCCGGTCTCTTTATTCCTCCTATTCCCTTGGGAAACAATGTGTTTATTAATGTGGGAGGAGCACTGGTTCCTCTGGGGGTTTGCCTGTATCTTTTAGTTACCGCGGATACTGCTCAGGAAAAGGGTCGGGCTATAGCCACGGCACTCCTGGTTACAGTGATTGTTTATTTAAGTGACAAAATCCTTTCCATTCGACCTGGGGGGGGGCTTGATCTGGATCCCATATATTTTCCAGCTATAGCCGCCGGGGTTATTGCTTATCTCTGGGGGAGATCTAGAAGGGCTGCATTTATTGGTGGAGTCTTGGGAGTAATTTTATTGGATCTGGTCAGTCTTTTGGAAATACAGCTGAGAGGTTTACCCTTTACCGACCTGGAGGTCGGAGCAGGGGGAGCTTTTGGGACGGTGGTAATCGCCGGAATGCTGGCGGTGCTGTTGGCAGAAGTGGTGGGTGAAACAAGAGAAAGACTTCAAGGGGGGCCAAAACATGGCTAG
- the spoIIP gene encoding stage II sporulation protein P, whose protein sequence is MASKSHWTKKFIKLLLYIPPAFAILLVLSIGILSAQELELIVLKPVQDITFDELTPEEIAQGKYFELLDEQGRQLTVTGRRWSVNDEFIAQDNRHYKVFKVEGYKAYGRYQGKVQLTPPANLSRTLSENFEEAAGGINPYGTEFVQEDEGGELKKAIAIYHTHNAESYVPTDGTDSIDGEGGIHEVGRAFQQALEEKGIKALFSEDLHTPHDRGAYRRSRDTVLELLEQEPDAIFDVHRDAAPPEAYATKLDSVPATQILFVVGRQNAHMQVNKEFAMDLKSISDQIHPGLVKGIMLAQGNYNQDLTPLSLLLEVGAHTNTRESAENGIAYFADSVGHYFYGTEGEVEGEETPPGGTAAQIPPEGGREIWRGIIRIVSLAVIAGLLFFLMNVGTWDNFKEKYGPRFELHRKEFSWAYERRRDILDHTIENFRNEVKSIAEKIRRKVR, encoded by the coding sequence ATGGCTAGTAAAAGTCACTGGACAAAAAAGTTTATAAAACTATTATTATATATCCCGCCGGCCTTTGCTATTCTTTTAGTTTTAAGTATTGGGATACTGAGTGCACAAGAGCTGGAATTGATTGTTTTAAAACCTGTGCAGGACATTACTTTTGATGAGTTGACCCCAGAGGAAATCGCCCAGGGAAAATATTTCGAGCTGTTGGATGAACAAGGAAGACAGCTTACCGTTACGGGACGCAGGTGGTCTGTGAATGATGAATTTATAGCCCAGGATAATAGACATTACAAGGTTTTTAAAGTGGAGGGTTATAAGGCCTACGGACGGTACCAGGGAAAAGTACAGTTGACTCCCCCGGCTAACCTGTCCCGAACTTTATCGGAGAATTTTGAAGAGGCAGCCGGGGGGATTAATCCCTACGGGACAGAATTTGTTCAGGAGGATGAAGGGGGGGAGCTTAAGAAGGCCATTGCCATTTATCACACCCATAATGCGGAATCCTATGTGCCCACTGATGGTACCGATAGCATTGATGGTGAAGGGGGGATTCATGAGGTAGGGAGGGCTTTTCAGCAGGCTTTAGAGGAAAAAGGGATTAAAGCCCTTTTTTCCGAAGACCTCCACACCCCCCATGACCGGGGAGCCTACCGCCGTTCCAGGGATACGGTATTGGAACTATTAGAGCAGGAACCTGATGCAATTTTCGATGTGCACCGGGATGCGGCCCCTCCTGAAGCGTATGCTACCAAGCTGGATAGTGTGCCTGCAACACAAATATTGTTCGTGGTGGGAAGACAGAATGCACACATGCAGGTAAACAAGGAATTTGCCATGGATTTAAAATCTATTTCTGATCAAATTCACCCGGGTCTTGTTAAGGGAATTATGCTGGCCCAGGGTAATTATAATCAGGATCTAACTCCTCTTTCACTGCTTTTAGAAGTTGGGGCTCATACCAATACCCGGGAGTCTGCTGAAAATGGAATCGCTTATTTTGCCGATTCTGTTGGTCATTATTTTTATGGGACAGAGGGTGAGGTAGAGGGAGAGGAAACCCCTCCAGGCGGCACGGCTGCTCAGATTCCTCCGGAAGGGGGACGGGAAATTTGGAGAGGTATAATCAGGATTGTTTCTCTGGCGGTTATTGCCGGCCTTTTGTTTTTCCTAATGAACGTGGGGACCTGGGATAACTTTAAAGAAAAATATGGCCCCCGGTTTGAATTGCATAGGAAGGAATTCTCCTGGGCTTATGAAAGAAGAAGGGATATTTTAGACCATACTATAGAAAATTTTAGGAATGAAGTGAAAAGTATTGCGGAAAAAATAAGGCGAAAAGTAAGATAA
- the pdaB gene encoding polysaccharide deacetylase family sporulation protein PdaB translates to MNEIKFVFMKTNLTSKTRKKAVLAAIVLLSLSLSIFLDFPQNIITVVTGQDRLVPIYYVETPEKKVAISFDACWGAEYTPKILEVLRENDLKTTFFLTGFWLEKYPDMVKQISEEGHEIGNHTYTHPHLNTLSEAEIKSEIEKTHRLIKDICGQEANLFRPPFGEYSNKVIKTLDECGYKTIQWSVDSLDWKEGGKESIVNRVTSMAHNGAIILFHNNGEYTAEALPEIIEKLTDEGFTIVPISELLYSNNYYVDPHSGAQKKKE, encoded by the coding sequence GTGAATGAAATTAAATTTGTCTTCATGAAAACTAACCTGACTAGTAAAACCAGGAAAAAGGCTGTACTGGCAGCCATTGTCCTTCTTTCTTTAAGTCTTTCCATCTTCCTGGACTTTCCTCAAAACATTATCACTGTAGTTACCGGTCAGGACCGGCTGGTGCCCATCTATTATGTAGAAACACCTGAGAAAAAGGTGGCCATCAGTTTCGATGCCTGTTGGGGAGCTGAATACACTCCAAAGATCCTTGAAGTTCTAAGGGAAAATGATTTAAAAACCACATTTTTCTTAACAGGTTTTTGGTTAGAAAAATATCCGGACATGGTAAAACAAATTTCTGAAGAAGGGCACGAAATCGGCAACCACACATACACCCATCCCCATCTCAATACCCTCTCTGAAGCAGAGATTAAATCAGAAATAGAAAAAACCCACCGGCTAATCAAAGACATCTGCGGACAGGAAGCCAACCTGTTTAGGCCGCCCTTTGGAGAATACAGCAATAAAGTTATTAAAACCCTGGATGAATGCGGATACAAAACCATACAATGGAGCGTAGACTCACTGGACTGGAAAGAGGGGGGCAAAGAATCAATCGTCAACCGGGTGACCAGTATGGCTCACAATGGTGCCATCATTCTTTTTCACAACAACGGGGAGTACACCGCCGAAGCCCTTCCGGAAATCATCGAAAAATTAACTGATGAAGGTTTTACCATTGTACCTATTTCTGAATTGCTTTATTCTAATAACTATTACGTAGACCCCCACAGCGGGGCACAAAAAAAGAAAGAATAG
- a CDS encoding phenylacetate--CoA ligase family protein: MIWNDKYECMDREELEKVQLERLKQTVERVYNKVPYYHNLMDERGVKPGDIKTLNDLKLLPFIAKKDLRDNYPFGLFTVPMSEVVRIHSSSGTTGKPTVVGYTRNDIDTWSELLARTLTCANTTKEDVVQIAYGYGLFTGGLGVHYGAERVGASVIPISGGNTQRQVMLMQDFGTTVLACTPSYALFMGEVIQEMGVKKDIKLKSGVFGAEPWSQSMRREIENNLGILAIDIYGLSEVIGPGVSSECPMQEGLHIFEDHFIPEIIDPVTGDPLPAGSRGELVFTSITKEAFPVIRYRTRDITSLNYEKCECGRTMVRMNKVTGRTDDMIIIRGVNVFPTQIESVLLDIGETEPHYQLIVDRKGSMDSLEVWVEVSEKLFSDKVKGLEDLERTIAHKIDSILGISGKIKLVEPKTIPRSEGKAQRVIDRRKL; this comes from the coding sequence GTGATTTGGAATGATAAATATGAATGTATGGACAGAGAAGAACTGGAGAAAGTTCAGTTGGAACGATTAAAGCAGACGGTAGAAAGGGTTTATAATAAAGTACCCTATTACCATAATTTAATGGATGAAAGAGGGGTTAAGCCGGGGGACATAAAGACATTAAATGACCTGAAGCTGCTTCCCTTTATCGCCAAAAAAGATTTGAGGGATAATTATCCCTTTGGGCTTTTTACTGTGCCCATGTCGGAGGTGGTACGAATTCATTCTTCCTCGGGCACTACCGGGAAGCCTACGGTGGTAGGTTATACCCGAAATGACATTGATACCTGGTCGGAGCTTTTGGCCCGGACCCTGACCTGTGCCAACACTACCAAAGAGGATGTGGTGCAGATTGCCTATGGCTACGGTTTATTTACAGGGGGGCTGGGAGTACACTATGGGGCAGAACGGGTTGGGGCTTCGGTTATTCCCATTTCTGGTGGAAACACACAGCGGCAGGTAATGCTGATGCAGGACTTTGGCACTACAGTACTGGCTTGTACCCCCTCCTATGCCTTGTTTATGGGAGAAGTCATTCAGGAGATGGGGGTTAAGAAGGATATCAAACTTAAATCCGGGGTGTTTGGAGCAGAGCCCTGGTCTCAGAGTATGCGCAGAGAAATTGAGAATAATCTGGGGATATTGGCCATTGATATTTATGGTCTCAGTGAGGTGATTGGCCCAGGAGTTTCCAGCGAATGTCCTATGCAGGAGGGACTGCATATTTTTGAAGATCACTTTATACCGGAGATAATTGATCCGGTAACGGGAGACCCTCTGCCGGCGGGTTCCAGGGGGGAGTTGGTTTTTACCAGTATTACTAAGGAAGCTTTTCCGGTAATCCGCTATCGTACCCGGGATATTACTTCCCTTAACTACGAAAAGTGTGAGTGTGGTCGTACCATGGTTCGGATGAATAAGGTAACCGGACGCACCGATGACATGATTATTATTCGGGGAGTTAATGTATTCCCCACGCAGATTGAAAGTGTTCTTTTAGACATTGGGGAAACAGAACCTCATTACCAGCTGATTGTGGACCGCAAAGGCAGTATGGATTCACTGGAGGTTTGGGTGGAGGTTTCGGAAAAGCTGTTCTCTGATAAGGTAAAGGGACTGGAGGACTTAGAGAGAACCATTGCACATAAGATAGATAGTATATTAGGAATTTCCGGCAAAATTAAGCTGGTGGAACCCAAGACTATTCCCAGAAGTGAAGGGAAAGCTCAGCGGGTAATTGATAGAAGGAAGTTATAA
- a CDS encoding IS110 family RNA-guided transposase has translation MTIPLFVGIDVSSKENVVCCLTDEEEKRALCRFTVLNNRPGIMELQKRINQLVDKHSFDEIRFGLEHTGCYSTHAAIYLHRHLDFGCSNVKVYMFNPSLIKEYKKSHFLSPPKNDRVDAWYIAAKVRSGHLPHPFTWSEPMMALQRLTRTRYHLMKALVRESNFLMTNLYLKCSDYTLVFENKLSATSLAVMEEFESSETLAEISVDQLVEFLIQHGKNRFDDPQSVAKELQKAARSSYRLSKAMADSVNLAMASSIRVIRTIQEQIKSIKKAIEDHLKTIPQTLDSVPGIGPIFSSGILAEIGDIHQFASHKQLAKHAGIAWTENQSGNFTASQTRLIHSGNRYLRYYLMEAANSVRVHDPVFAEYYAKKKAEPKQFAHKRALALTARKLVRLVFHLLKTNQLYQPRGGNQQEIL, from the coding sequence ATGACTATCCCTTTGTTTGTCGGTATTGATGTAAGCAGCAAGGAAAATGTAGTATGCTGTTTAACCGATGAAGAAGAGAAACGAGCTTTATGCCGCTTTACTGTTCTAAATAACCGACCCGGTATCATGGAGCTGCAGAAACGGATTAATCAGCTGGTAGATAAGCATAGTTTTGATGAAATTCGTTTTGGACTGGAACATACCGGCTGCTACTCGACTCACGCCGCCATATACTTACATCGGCATTTAGATTTTGGGTGCTCTAATGTTAAAGTCTATATGTTTAACCCGAGCCTAATTAAGGAGTATAAAAAGTCTCATTTCCTTTCCCCCCCTAAAAATGACCGGGTGGATGCCTGGTATATTGCCGCCAAGGTTCGGTCCGGCCACTTACCTCATCCCTTCACCTGGAGTGAACCGATGATGGCACTGCAGCGGCTGACCCGGACCAGGTACCATCTCATGAAGGCACTGGTAAGAGAAAGTAATTTCCTTATGACCAACCTGTATTTAAAATGCAGCGATTACACGCTTGTTTTTGAAAACAAGCTGTCGGCAACTTCTTTGGCCGTCATGGAGGAGTTTGAATCCTCAGAAACTTTAGCAGAAATCTCTGTGGACCAGCTGGTGGAATTTTTAATCCAGCATGGTAAAAATCGATTTGATGATCCTCAATCTGTGGCTAAGGAATTACAGAAAGCAGCTCGTTCTTCTTACCGATTATCTAAGGCTATGGCTGATTCTGTTAACCTGGCTATGGCCTCCAGTATTCGGGTCATTCGGACAATTCAGGAACAGATTAAGTCTATAAAAAAGGCTATCGAAGACCATTTAAAAACGATTCCTCAAACTCTAGATTCTGTCCCGGGGATCGGTCCTATCTTTTCTTCTGGTATCTTGGCTGAAATTGGTGACATCCACCAGTTTGCCAGCCATAAGCAGTTGGCTAAGCATGCTGGCATTGCCTGGACTGAGAATCAATCGGGAAACTTTACGGCCAGCCAAACACGGCTAATTCACTCTGGTAACCGCTATTTGCGATATTACTTAATGGAGGCGGCTAACAGTGTTCGGGTGCACGACCCTGTTTTTGCAGAGTATTATGCCAAGAAAAAGGCAGAGCCGAAACAGTTCGCCCATAAACGGGCCCTTGCTCTTACAGCACGTAAACTGGTACGGTTGGTCTTTCATCTGCTAAAGACGAACCAACTCTACCAACCGAGAGGAGGAAACCAACAAGAAATATTATAA